One region of Bradyrhizobium betae genomic DNA includes:
- the murC gene encoding UDP-N-acetylmuramate--L-alanine ligase, producing the protein MRLPREIGPIHFVGIGGIGMSGIAEVLVNLGYAVQGSDASDNYNLDRLRKAGAKVSVGHKAENVDGAEVVVVSSAIKRDNPELMAARERRIPVVRRAEMLAELMRLKSCVAIAGTHGKTTTTTMVATLLDAGDLDPTVINGGIINAYGSNARLGAGEWMVVEADESDGTFLKLPTDVAIVTNVDPEHLDHFKTFEAVQDAFRHFVENLPFYGFAVMCIDHPVVQSLVGKIEDRRIITYGENPQADARLVDLTPMGGGSKFKVAFRDRKTGAVHEIPDLMLPMPGRHNASNATAAIAVARELGVSDEAIRKAIAGFGGVKRRFTKTGEWNGVTVIDDYGHHPVEIAAVLKAARESTNGKIIAVVQPHRYTRLQSLFEEFCTCFNDADAVVVADVYAAGETPIDGVDRDHFVAGLRAHGHRNVIPLPAAAELAGIVKGLAKSGDLVVCLGAGNITQWAYALPGELKALG; encoded by the coding sequence ATGAGATTGCCGCGCGAGATCGGACCCATCCACTTCGTCGGGATCGGCGGGATCGGCATGAGCGGGATCGCCGAGGTGCTGGTCAATCTCGGCTATGCCGTGCAGGGCTCGGATGCCTCCGACAATTACAATCTCGACCGTCTGCGCAAGGCGGGCGCCAAGGTCTCGGTCGGCCACAAGGCCGAGAATGTCGACGGTGCCGAGGTCGTCGTGGTGTCCTCCGCGATCAAGCGCGACAATCCGGAACTGATGGCGGCGCGCGAACGGCGCATTCCCGTGGTACGCCGCGCCGAGATGCTGGCCGAGCTGATGCGGCTGAAGAGCTGCGTCGCGATCGCCGGCACGCACGGCAAGACCACGACGACCACGATGGTCGCAACGCTGCTCGATGCCGGCGACCTCGATCCCACCGTCATCAACGGTGGCATCATCAACGCCTATGGCTCGAACGCCCGCCTCGGCGCCGGTGAGTGGATGGTGGTCGAGGCCGACGAGAGCGACGGCACGTTCCTCAAGCTGCCGACAGATGTCGCGATCGTCACCAATGTCGACCCCGAGCATCTCGACCACTTCAAGACATTCGAGGCCGTGCAGGACGCGTTCCGCCACTTCGTCGAGAATTTGCCGTTCTACGGCTTTGCCGTGATGTGCATCGATCATCCCGTGGTGCAGAGCCTCGTCGGCAAGATCGAGGACCGCCGCATCATCACTTATGGCGAGAATCCGCAGGCCGATGCGCGGTTGGTCGATCTCACCCCGATGGGCGGCGGATCGAAGTTCAAGGTGGCGTTCCGCGATCGCAAGACCGGCGCCGTGCACGAGATTCCTGATCTGATGCTGCCGATGCCGGGCCGTCATAACGCCTCCAACGCGACGGCGGCAATCGCGGTCGCGCGCGAGCTCGGGGTCTCCGACGAGGCGATCCGCAAGGCGATCGCCGGTTTCGGCGGTGTCAAGCGCCGCTTCACCAAGACCGGCGAGTGGAACGGCGTCACCGTGATCGACGATTACGGCCATCACCCCGTCGAGATCGCGGCGGTGCTGAAGGCGGCGCGCGAATCCACCAACGGCAAGATCATCGCCGTGGTGCAGCCGCATCGCTACACCCGCCTGCAATCGCTGTTCGAGGAATTCTGCACCTGCTTCAACGATGCCGATGCGGTTGTTGTCGCCGACGTCTACGCCGCCGGCGAGACGCCGATCGACGGCGTCGATCGCGATCATTTCGTCGCGGGCTTGCGCGCGCACGGCCATCGTAATGTGATCCCGCTGCCCGCGGCGGCGGAGCTCGCGGGCATCGTCAAGGGATTGGCGAAGTCGGGGGATCTCGTCGTGTGCCTCGGTGCCGGCAACATCACGCAATGGGCGTATGCCTTGCCCGGCGAATTGAAGGCGCTGGGGTAG
- the murB gene encoding UDP-N-acetylmuramate dehydrogenase produces the protein MSFPDITPSLKAAMPDLRGRLLANQSLAELTWFRVGGPAQVLFTPADEDDLAYFLAHLAHDIPVDVVGVGSNLIVRDGGIAGVVIRLAPRAFGEASASGDIVTAGAAALDKRVAEVAASANIGGLEFYFGIPGTIGGALRMNAGANGGETRDVLVEARGVGRDGTKQIFSNAEMKFVYRSSGVDPSIIFTSARLRGEIRDAETIRARMAEVQAHRETAQPIRKKTGGSTFKNPPGHSAWKLVDAAGCRGLRVGGAQVSEMHCNFLINTGEATAQDIETLGETVRERVKANSGIELHWEIKRIGIS, from the coding sequence GTGAGCTTTCCCGACATCACACCTTCTCTCAAAGCTGCGATGCCTGATCTCCGCGGCCGGCTGCTCGCCAACCAGTCGCTCGCCGAGCTGACCTGGTTTCGCGTCGGCGGCCCCGCACAGGTGCTGTTCACGCCGGCGGACGAGGACGATCTCGCATATTTCCTCGCACACCTCGCGCACGACATCCCCGTTGATGTCGTCGGCGTCGGCTCCAATCTGATCGTGCGCGACGGCGGCATTGCGGGCGTGGTGATCCGCCTCGCCCCGCGCGCCTTTGGCGAGGCGAGCGCGAGCGGCGACATCGTCACTGCGGGGGCTGCCGCGCTCGACAAGCGCGTCGCGGAGGTCGCCGCATCCGCCAATATCGGCGGGCTCGAATTCTATTTCGGCATTCCCGGCACCATCGGCGGTGCGCTGCGCATGAATGCCGGTGCCAATGGCGGCGAGACCAGGGATGTGCTGGTCGAGGCGCGGGGCGTCGGGCGTGACGGTACGAAGCAAATCTTCTCCAACGCCGAGATGAAATTCGTCTACCGCAGCAGCGGCGTCGATCCCTCGATCATCTTCACGTCCGCGCGGCTTCGCGGCGAGATCAGGGATGCCGAGACGATCCGCGCGCGCATGGCGGAGGTGCAGGCCCATCGCGAAACCGCGCAGCCGATCCGCAAAAAGACCGGCGGCTCGACCTTCAAGAATCCGCCGGGCCATTCCGCCTGGAAGCTGGTCGACGCCGCCGGCTGCCGCGGCCTGCGCGTCGGCGGCGCGCAGGTCTCGGAGATGCACTGCAATTTCCTGATCAACACGGGCGAGGCCACCGCGCAGGATATCGAGACGCTCGGCGAGACCGTGCGCGAAC